Proteins encoded by one window of Lutibacter sp. A64:
- a CDS encoding HYC_CC_PP family protein produces the protein MKKVFRKISAVLMVAILLLSTTSFSVYKHFCGDNLVTISTEKVDSCCESKKAPLKSDTLNFSEKSCCKNETSTTDIQIFDTTNPVKINKSQVLFLASFYYNFIEKPTYLNTTNKYYKDFSPQKLVSNKQVLFQTFLI, from the coding sequence ATGAAAAAAGTTTTCAGAAAAATATCAGCAGTTTTAATGGTCGCAATTTTATTGCTATCAACAACTTCTTTTTCTGTTTATAAACATTTTTGCGGTGATAATTTAGTAACTATTTCAACTGAAAAAGTAGACAGTTGTTGCGAATCTAAAAAAGCACCTTTAAAAAGTGACACTCTAAATTTCTCGGAAAAAAGTTGCTGTAAGAATGAAACATCTACTACCGATATTCAAATATTCGACACTACAAACCCAGTTAAAATAAACAAAAGTCAAGTTTTATTTTTAGCTTCGTTTTACTATAATTTTATTGAAAAACCTACTTATTTAAATACTACAAATAAGTATTATAAAGACTTTTCTCCTCAAAAACTTGTTTCAAATAAACAAGTTCTTTTTCAAACATTCTTAATTTGA
- the tsaD gene encoding tRNA (adenosine(37)-N6)-threonylcarbamoyltransferase complex transferase subunit TsaD yields MIKNKSVYILGIESSCDDTSAAVIRNGKILSNVVANQDIHTKYGGVVPELASRAHQQNIVPVIQQAIQQANIDKKDLNAIAFTRGPGLMGSLLVGTSFAKSLALALNIPLIPVNHMQGHVLAHFIDEENKQKPPFPFLCLTISGGHTQIVKITNYFTMEVIGETLDDAVGEAFDKSAKILGLPYPGGPLIDKYAKLGNPLAFKFTKPKMADLNFSFSGLKTGILYFIQKKVKENPNFIEENLNDICASIQFTIVEILFDKLKKAVKKTGIKHIAIAGGVSANSEIRKTLKETESKYGWTTYIPKFEYTTDNAGMIAITGYLKYLENDFSEDKTTATARLKVNEQ; encoded by the coding sequence ATGATTAAAAATAAATCTGTTTACATACTTGGTATTGAATCTTCTTGCGACGATACAAGTGCCGCTGTTATCCGCAACGGAAAAATACTTTCAAATGTTGTTGCTAATCAAGATATTCATACCAAATATGGTGGTGTTGTTCCAGAATTAGCTTCTCGTGCTCATCAACAAAATATTGTTCCTGTTATACAACAAGCAATTCAACAGGCAAATATCGACAAAAAAGACTTAAATGCCATAGCTTTTACACGCGGACCTGGATTAATGGGTTCTTTATTGGTTGGAACCTCGTTTGCGAAGTCACTAGCTCTTGCGTTAAATATTCCGTTAATCCCTGTAAATCATATGCAAGGACACGTTTTAGCGCATTTTATTGATGAAGAAAATAAACAAAAACCACCATTTCCATTTTTATGTTTAACTATAAGTGGAGGACATACACAAATTGTAAAAATTACAAATTATTTTACAATGGAAGTTATTGGTGAAACTTTAGATGATGCTGTTGGAGAAGCTTTTGATAAATCTGCTAAAATTTTAGGGCTACCATACCCTGGCGGTCCATTAATTGACAAATACGCTAAACTGGGTAATCCGTTAGCTTTTAAATTTACAAAACCTAAAATGGCCGATTTAAATTTTAGCTTTAGCGGTTTAAAAACGGGGATCTTATATTTTATCCAGAAAAAAGTAAAAGAAAATCCGAATTTTATTGAAGAAAACCTTAACGATATTTGTGCCTCAATACAATTTACTATTGTAGAAATTTTATTCGATAAACTTAAAAAAGCTGTAAAAAAAACAGGTATAAAACATATTGCAATTGCTGGTGGTGTAAGTGCTAATTCTGAAATTAGAAAAACACTAAAAGAAACTGAATCTAAATATGGTTGGACTACCTACATTCCAAAATTTGAATATACCACAGACAATGCCGGAATGATTGCTATTACTGGTTACTTAAAATATTTAGAAAACGACTTTTCTGAAGATAAAACAACTGCAACTGCCCGATTAAAAGTTAACGAACAATAA
- a CDS encoding mechanosensitive ion channel family protein: MINSIEFFDYANFIKEVLIDKGISNFWAELLNLIITLSIIGLIAFFLDRVLRRFIIKGFDVFSVKTSTTFDDFLVQSKFSRYFAHIIPLIFLKAFVPPVLKDFTFLFTSFDDVINIYTIILIVKIVRSFLRSTQRYLRTKERYKDKPLESYVQVAMIFLWGLAIIFIIYQLTGRDILSFATLGAASAVILLIFKDTILGFVASIQVSVNDIVRIGDWIAYTKFGADGTVTDINLASVRVRNWDNTFTTIPTYSLISDSFQNWRGMEESGGRRIKRAVLIKQSSIKFLNPEEIKDLKKIHLVAQYLENKYKEITDYNNEINADKSVLINGRNLTNFGVFRKYLDAYLEQNNAVSKELFSMVRQLAPTSKGIPLEIYCFSTNKQWANYEEVMADIFDHVIAAIPYFDLEVFEEPTGKDIKSLVSQSQS; the protein is encoded by the coding sequence ATGATAAATTCTATTGAATTTTTTGATTACGCTAACTTTATTAAAGAAGTTTTAATAGATAAGGGAATATCTAATTTTTGGGCAGAACTATTAAATTTAATTATTACATTAAGTATTATTGGGTTAATTGCTTTTTTTTTAGATAGGGTTTTAAGAAGGTTTATTATTAAAGGTTTTGATGTGTTTTCAGTAAAAACTAGCACTACGTTTGATGATTTTTTAGTGCAAAGTAAATTTTCAAGATATTTTGCTCACATAATACCTCTTATATTTTTAAAAGCTTTTGTACCGCCAGTTTTAAAAGATTTTACATTTCTATTTACCAGTTTTGACGATGTAATTAACATATATACCATAATTTTAATTGTAAAGATTGTAAGGAGTTTTTTAAGATCGACTCAACGGTATTTAAGAACAAAAGAGCGTTATAAAGACAAACCTTTAGAAAGTTATGTGCAGGTTGCAATGATTTTTTTATGGGGATTAGCAATTATTTTTATTATTTATCAACTAACAGGGAGAGATATTTTAAGCTTTGCCACATTAGGTGCTGCTTCTGCAGTAATATTGTTAATTTTTAAAGATACTATTTTAGGCTTTGTAGCGTCAATTCAGGTTTCTGTTAATGATATAGTTAGAATTGGAGATTGGATTGCTTATACTAAATTTGGAGCAGATGGTACCGTTACAGATATAAATTTAGCCTCAGTTCGCGTACGTAACTGGGATAATACCTTTACTACTATACCTACCTATAGTTTAATTTCAGATTCTTTTCAAAACTGGCGAGGAATGGAAGAATCTGGAGGAAGAAGAATAAAAAGAGCGGTATTAATTAAACAATCCTCTATTAAGTTTTTAAATCCAGAAGAAATTAAAGATTTAAAAAAAATACATTTAGTAGCTCAATATTTAGAAAATAAGTATAAAGAAATTACAGACTATAATAATGAAATTAATGCGGATAAATCTGTTTTAATAAATGGAAGAAATCTTACTAATTTTGGTGTTTTTAGAAAGTATTTAGATGCTTATTTAGAACAAAATAATGCTGTAAGTAAAGAGTTGTTTTCTATGGTGAGGCAATTAGCACCTACTTCAAAAGGAATCCCTTTAGAAATTTATTGTTTTAGTACTAACAAACAATGGGCAAATTATGAAGAGGTAATGGCAGATATTTTTGACCATGTGATTGCAGCAATTCCTTATTTTGATTTAGAAGTTTTTGAAGAGCCTACAGGAAAGGATATTAAATCTTTAGTGAGTCAATCTCAAAGTTAA
- a CDS encoding dihydrolipoamide acetyltransferase family protein, translating into MAKFEVKIPKMGESVAEATITSWLKEVGSSVELDEAIVEIATDKVDSEVPSEVEGTLVEILYETDSVVKVGDTIAIIETLGESESTGTTDEVVAVEEANAIEIEKEVNEAIETISIEKVSKSGKFYSPLVRNIAETEGITMEQLEAIVGTGKDNRVTKDDIFAYIESGKKQLDSTENKKEPVVKNVVEEKPLVKQAVPVSVNGGDEIIEMSRMGKLISNHMIASTQTSAHVQSFIEVDVTNIVKWRTKIKDQFLAREGEKITYTPIFMQAVAKAIKEYPMINISVDGDKIIKRKNINLGMAAALPDGNLIVPVIKNADQLNLVGITRAVNDLASRARSGKLNPDEIQDGTYTVTNVGGFGSVFGTPIINQPQVAILALGAVRKVPAVIETPEGDFIGIRHKMFISHSYDHRVVNGALGGMFIKTIKDTLEAWDVNAKF; encoded by the coding sequence ATGGCAAAATTTGAAGTAAAAATTCCTAAAATGGGTGAAAGTGTTGCAGAAGCAACTATAACTTCTTGGTTAAAAGAAGTTGGCAGTAGTGTTGAACTAGATGAGGCAATTGTTGAAATTGCAACAGATAAAGTAGATTCTGAAGTGCCAAGCGAAGTTGAAGGAACTTTAGTAGAAATATTGTATGAAACAGATAGTGTAGTTAAAGTAGGTGATACTATTGCAATAATTGAAACTCTAGGAGAAAGCGAAAGTACAGGTACTACAGATGAGGTTGTGGCTGTTGAAGAAGCCAATGCTATAGAAATTGAAAAAGAAGTAAATGAAGCTATAGAAACAATTAGTATAGAAAAAGTTTCTAAGTCAGGTAAATTTTATTCACCATTAGTAAGAAATATAGCAGAAACTGAAGGTATTACAATGGAGCAATTAGAAGCTATTGTTGGTACAGGAAAAGATAATAGAGTTACAAAAGACGATATTTTTGCATATATAGAAAGTGGTAAAAAACAACTAGATTCAACTGAAAATAAAAAAGAACCTGTTGTAAAAAATGTGGTTGAAGAGAAACCTTTAGTTAAGCAAGCTGTTCCGGTTTCAGTTAATGGAGGTGATGAAATAATTGAAATGAGTAGAATGGGTAAGTTAATATCCAATCATATGATAGCATCTACTCAAACATCGGCTCATGTACAATCTTTTATAGAAGTAGATGTTACTAATATAGTTAAGTGGAGAACTAAAATTAAAGATCAGTTTCTTGCTAGAGAAGGTGAAAAAATCACATATACTCCAATTTTTATGCAAGCAGTTGCAAAAGCAATTAAAGAGTATCCTATGATTAATATTTCTGTTGATGGAGATAAAATTATCAAAAGAAAAAATATTAATTTGGGTATGGCTGCTGCATTGCCTGATGGAAATTTAATAGTTCCTGTAATTAAAAATGCCGATCAGTTAAATTTAGTTGGAATTACCAGAGCTGTAAACGACTTGGCTTCTAGAGCTAGAAGTGGAAAATTGAATCCCGATGAAATACAAGATGGTACGTATACCGTTACAAATGTTGGAGGTTTTGGTAGTGTTTTTGGAACACCTATTATCAATCAACCACAAGTAGCAATTTTAGCTTTAGGAGCGGTTAGAAAAGTACCTGCTGTTATTGAAACTCCGGAAGGTGATTTTATAGGAATAAGACATAAGATGTTTATTTCGCATTCTTACGACCATAGAGTTGTAAATGGTGCTTTAGGAGGAATGTTTATAAAAACAATTAAAGATACTTTAGAAGCTTGGGATGTAAATGCTAAATTTTAA
- a CDS encoding TonB-dependent receptor plug domain-containing protein produces MNKHIFIFLILFPFVVFSQKTIKGTILDTNNSPIFGASIYWKNSQTGTNSDEQGNFEIQSIKNNNQLVVSFIGFKTQTISINNLENLKIILIADNQLDEVQIQTNKKSSSRLSYVVKNVINVNKDELLKAACCNLAESFETNPSIDVNYSDALTGTKQIKMLGLTSPYIQIVQENIPNIRGAAQTYGLTFTPGTWVESIQITKGAGSVVNGYESITGQINAELVKPSTDNSVFVNAFGSLNGRLELNTHFNTKVSDKWDTGLYLHGNMRDKKIDDNNDNFLDAPLAKQVNIMNRWQYTDLEKGWVSFINLRYLKDDKTTGEIDFDPDVHKNTTTFWGSEINTERFEASAKIGYVFPELPYKSFGLQVAYSSHNQDSYFGLNEYNINHKSGYANLIYNSIISDTRNKFVTGISTTFDNFDELVLTNNYNRNENSVGAFFEYNYDNLSNLSLSAGIRIDHHNLLETFVTPRLHLKYLPWETGTLRFSAGRGKKSAAIFAENQWLFGTNRTINIINNNGEFYGLNPEVAWNYGTSFTQKFKFLNRNGSITFDYYKTDFSEQIIVDMENPSEISFYNADTNTKANSFQVEVNYSPFIHFNIKTAYKYQDTNNNYISGEKQQPMQPKNRFFTNLFFQTHQNNKGGNWKFDYTYNWVSEQRLPDTSIFTANYQLPEYADAHTSMNAQITKVFSPRFEWYIGGENLSNHRQKTPILGADNPFGANFDSSIVYSSVLGAMYYTGIRFNIE; encoded by the coding sequence ATGAATAAACATATTTTTATATTTTTAATACTATTTCCTTTTGTAGTATTTAGTCAAAAAACAATTAAAGGAACCATTTTAGATACAAACAACTCGCCTATTTTTGGAGCAAGTATCTATTGGAAAAACTCTCAAACAGGAACAAATTCTGATGAACAAGGGAATTTTGAAATACAATCTATTAAAAACAACAACCAATTGGTTGTTAGCTTTATAGGATTTAAAACACAAACAATTTCAATAAATAATTTAGAAAATCTAAAAATAATTTTAATTGCAGATAATCAGTTAGATGAAGTTCAAATTCAAACTAACAAAAAAAGTTCTAGCAGACTTAGTTATGTTGTAAAAAACGTAATAAACGTTAACAAAGATGAACTTTTAAAAGCAGCTTGTTGCAATTTAGCTGAAAGTTTCGAAACCAATCCATCTATAGATGTAAATTATAGTGATGCACTTACAGGTACAAAACAAATTAAAATGTTGGGCTTAACAAGTCCTTACATTCAAATTGTTCAAGAAAACATACCTAATATAAGAGGTGCTGCCCAAACGTATGGATTAACTTTTACCCCTGGAACATGGGTTGAAAGCATTCAAATTACAAAAGGAGCAGGAAGCGTAGTTAATGGTTATGAAAGTATTACAGGACAAATTAATGCAGAATTAGTAAAACCATCAACAGACAATTCTGTTTTTGTAAATGCATTCGGTTCGTTAAATGGAAGACTAGAATTAAACACGCATTTTAACACAAAAGTTTCTGATAAATGGGATACTGGTCTGTATTTACATGGAAACATGAGAGATAAAAAAATTGATGATAATAACGATAATTTTTTAGATGCTCCACTTGCCAAACAAGTAAACATTATGAATCGTTGGCAATATACAGACCTAGAAAAAGGTTGGGTTAGCTTTATAAATTTACGTTATTTAAAAGATGATAAAACAACTGGAGAAATAGATTTTGATCCAGATGTTCATAAAAACACTACTACTTTTTGGGGAAGTGAAATAAACACAGAACGCTTTGAAGCTTCCGCTAAAATTGGCTATGTTTTTCCAGAATTACCTTATAAAAGTTTTGGTTTACAAGTTGCTTATAGTTCTCATAATCAAGATTCATATTTTGGATTGAATGAATATAACATCAACCATAAAAGTGGTTATGCCAATTTAATTTACAATTCAATAATTTCAGATACACGTAATAAATTTGTTACTGGAATAAGCACTACTTTTGATAATTTTGATGAATTGGTTTTAACAAATAATTACAATAGAAACGAAAACTCTGTTGGTGCTTTTTTTGAATACAATTATGATAATTTATCTAATTTAAGCTTATCTGCAGGAATTAGAATAGATCACCATAATTTATTAGAAACCTTTGTAACACCGCGTTTGCATTTAAAATACTTGCCTTGGGAAACAGGAACTTTACGTTTTTCTGCTGGAAGAGGGAAAAAAAGCGCTGCTATATTTGCTGAAAACCAATGGTTATTTGGAACAAATAGAACCATTAATATTATTAATAACAATGGTGAATTTTATGGTTTAAATCCTGAAGTAGCTTGGAATTACGGAACTTCATTTACACAAAAATTTAAATTTTTAAATAGAAACGGCTCTATAACTTTCGATTATTATAAAACCGATTTTAGTGAACAAATTATTGTAGATATGGAGAATCCTTCAGAAATTTCATTTTACAATGCTGATACCAATACCAAGGCCAATAGCTTTCAAGTAGAAGTAAATTATAGTCCTTTTATACATTTTAATATTAAAACCGCATATAAATATCAAGATACAAACAACAATTATATCTCTGGTGAAAAACAGCAACCTATGCAACCTAAAAATAGATTTTTTACTAATTTATTTTTTCAAACACATCAAAATAATAAAGGTGGAAATTGGAAATTCGATTATACCTATAATTGGGTAAGTGAACAACGGTTACCAGATACAAGTATTTTTACAGCAAACTATCAATTACCTGAATATGCAGATGCACATACGAGTATGAATGCTCAAATTACAAAAGTATTTTCTCCTCGTTTTGAATGGTATATTGGAGGTGAAAACCTGTCTAATCACAGGCAAAAAACACCAATTTTAGGTGCTGATAATCCTTTTGGAGCAAATTTCGATTCAAGTATTGTATACTCTTCAGTACTTGGAGCTATGTACTATACAGGAATTAGATTTAATATTGAATAA
- a CDS encoding heavy-metal-associated domain-containing protein has product MKKTLLIVAIFFIGISTQAQKKNKNAKLTFDVNGICEMCKDRIEKAVLKTKGVKFCSWSIETHELSLIMDERKVDELTIHKNIAAVGHDTPKVKATDKAYDSLHDCCKYDRENPQYGHDEDE; this is encoded by the coding sequence ATGAAAAAAACACTCTTAATTGTTGCAATTTTTTTTATAGGAATTTCAACTCAGGCACAAAAGAAAAATAAGAATGCTAAACTTACTTTTGATGTAAATGGTATTTGTGAAATGTGTAAAGACCGTATAGAAAAAGCAGTTTTAAAAACTAAAGGAGTAAAATTTTGCTCTTGGAGCATAGAAACACATGAACTTTCTTTAATTATGGATGAACGTAAAGTAGATGAACTTACTATTCATAAAAATATAGCTGCAGTTGGCCATGATACTCCTAAAGTTAAGGCTACAGATAAAGCGTATGATAGTTTACACGACTGTTGCAAATATGATAGAGAAAACCCACAATACGGACACGACGAAGATGAATAA
- a CDS encoding YgaP family membrane protein: MKKNIGILDKTIRVCIALLILVLLYFNILKGALITYILYFFAGLLLITSLIEFCPLYLVFNIGTNKNSSNNIND, from the coding sequence ATGAAAAAAAATATTGGGATTTTAGACAAAACAATAAGGGTTTGTATCGCTTTATTAATTCTAGTTTTATTGTATTTTAATATACTTAAAGGAGCTCTTATAACCTACATTTTGTACTTTTTTGCAGGACTACTATTAATTACAAGTTTAATAGAATTTTGTCCGCTTTATTTAGTTTTCAATATTGGAACAAATAAAAATAGTTCTAACAATATTAATGATTGA